The following are encoded in a window of Penaeus vannamei isolate JL-2024 chromosome 17, ASM4276789v1, whole genome shotgun sequence genomic DNA:
- the LOC113825374 gene encoding 2-phosphoxylose phosphatase 1 isoform X2 codes for MWVLCCRMRWHKKFKVLRCYILILGWLGILLLFLSYWRVESDSAHPPPPLVVNTGMQPMSGQVLQQDKPRSKKLRHQCNPPDRIQRHQEGVLPSQYELIGVLIAFRHGDRGPLLPVSNLSSINCGHKSYGTPLYKKYVSDILNTSKTNTYINFVGPFMKYPLLPPPSKCNIGHLTPQGVAQHLQLGKVLKEVYSDELNLIGIKQELDDIVVYSTKYRRTFQSLLAFLYAFLPGFNISKIRIRDGKGVSFCENECHCDKIDFYDQKYEQERQDYRKSHPGVMDLVRRLSPLIKASPTADDITNPRVMQDALLSYVCHGASLPCNEGKCVRVEEVTSLISYADWEGKQKRTSAQRKAAKLKSYGMLKNIMLSIDGMIGEGKPRVVVYSGHDKTLKYLLDSLSIPNYPLPHYASRLILEVYHNSTNLQDIHQRSNYFFRVVYNGKDITKLIPFCGTITLKQLKFGGVKRGSINLCSLGNLENYLKPQVYFKEFNAASFKAACRK; via the exons ATGTGGGTGTTGTGCTGCAGGATGAGGTGGCACAAGAAGTTCAAGGTCTTGCGGTGCTACATACTCATCCTAGGATGGCTGGGGATCCTGCTCCTTTTCT TGTCATACTGGCGAGTGGAGTCAGACTCagctcaccctcctcccccacttgtGGTCAACACGGGAATGCAGCCGATGTCAGGTCAGGTCTTGCAGCAGGACAAACCACGCAGCAAGAAGCTACGACACCAGTGCAACCCACCTGACCGTATACAGCGACACCAAGAAG GTGTCTTGCCATCACAGTATGAGCTGATTGGGGTACTAATTGCCTTCCGCCATGGGGATCGTGGGCCTCTGCTGCCGGTAAGCAATCTGTCAAGCATAAACTGTGGTCACAAGAGCTACGGGACACCTCTGTACAAGAAATATGTTAGTGATATACTCAACACATCTAAGACCAATACCTATATCAATTTTGTAGGTCCCTTTATGAAATACCctttacttccccctccttccaagtgCAACATAGGACACTTGACGCCCCAGGGTGTTGCCCAGCACCTACAACTAGGAAAGGTACTGAAGGAAGTTTACTCTGATGAACTGAATCTAATAGGTATCAAGCAGGAATTGGATGACATAGTTGTGTATAGCACAAAGTACAGGCGCACATTCCAAagccttcttgcttttctttatgCCTTTCTTCCTGGCTTTAATATTTCCAAAATCCGTATTAGGGATGGGAAGGGTGTGAGCTTCTGTGAGAATGAGTGCCACTGTGACAAGATTGACTTCTATGATCAGAAATATGAGCAAGAGCGTCAGGATTACCGCAAATCACACCCGGGGGTCATGGATTTAGTTCGCAGACTTAGTCCACTCATTAAGGCAAGTCCTACAGCAGATGATATCACCAATCCTCGGGTAATGCAAGATGCCCTTCTATCTTACGTCTGTCATGGAGCTTCCCTGCCTTGTAATGAAGGCAAGTGTGTCAGGGTAGAAGAGGTCACAAGTCTTATATCTTATGCAGACTGGGAAGGCAAGCAGAAACGCACATCTGCCCAGCGAAAGGCTGCAAAATTAAAGTCATATGGAATGCTGAAGAACATTATGCTGTCTATAGATGGAATGATAGGGGAGGGCAAGCCACGTGTCGTAGTGTATTCGGGCCATGATAAGACTCTCAAATACCTATTGGACAGCCTCTCTATCCCCAATTATCCACTGCCTCACTATGCCTCTCGGCTTATTTTGGAAGTGTACCACAACTCTACTAATTTACAGGATATACACCAGCGAAGTAATTATTTCTTTAGAGTCGTTTACAACGGGAAAGACATAACAAAGCTGATCCCCTTCTGTGGTACTATCACACTAAAACAATTAAAGTTTGGTGGTGTGAAGAGAGGTAGCATCAATTTGTGCAGTCTTGGAAACCTAGAGAATTACCTGAAACCACAGGTGTACTTCAAGGAATTCAATGCAGCTTCATTCAAAGCAGCCTGCAGGAAGTAG
- the LOC113825374 gene encoding 2-phosphoxylose phosphatase 1 isoform X1, translated as MLRSERLVLLVQTTCQDQQDSEAAFGTSKTLAAQNATSWKLTQDSHKNKVTTRLVLGLGRCMWVLCCRMRWHKKFKVLRCYILILGWLGILLLFLSYWRVESDSAHPPPPLVVNTGMQPMSGQVLQQDKPRSKKLRHQCNPPDRIQRHQEGVLPSQYELIGVLIAFRHGDRGPLLPVSNLSSINCGHKSYGTPLYKKYVSDILNTSKTNTYINFVGPFMKYPLLPPPSKCNIGHLTPQGVAQHLQLGKVLKEVYSDELNLIGIKQELDDIVVYSTKYRRTFQSLLAFLYAFLPGFNISKIRIRDGKGVSFCENECHCDKIDFYDQKYEQERQDYRKSHPGVMDLVRRLSPLIKASPTADDITNPRVMQDALLSYVCHGASLPCNEGKCVRVEEVTSLISYADWEGKQKRTSAQRKAAKLKSYGMLKNIMLSIDGMIGEGKPRVVVYSGHDKTLKYLLDSLSIPNYPLPHYASRLILEVYHNSTNLQDIHQRSNYFFRVVYNGKDITKLIPFCGTITLKQLKFGGVKRGSINLCSLGNLENYLKPQVYFKEFNAASFKAACRK; from the exons ATGCTGCGCTCGGAAcgcctcgtcttgctcgtccagacaacttgtcaggaccagcaggacagcgaggccgcgttcggaacctccaagaccctcgcagcccagaatgcaaccagctGGAAA TTAACCCAGGACAGTCACAAAAACAAGGTCACAACGAGGCTGGTGCTGGGTTTGGGTCGCTGTATGTGGGTGTTGTGCTGCAGGATGAGGTGGCACAAGAAGTTCAAGGTCTTGCGGTGCTACATACTCATCCTAGGATGGCTGGGGATCCTGCTCCTTTTCT TGTCATACTGGCGAGTGGAGTCAGACTCagctcaccctcctcccccacttgtGGTCAACACGGGAATGCAGCCGATGTCAGGTCAGGTCTTGCAGCAGGACAAACCACGCAGCAAGAAGCTACGACACCAGTGCAACCCACCTGACCGTATACAGCGACACCAAGAAG GTGTCTTGCCATCACAGTATGAGCTGATTGGGGTACTAATTGCCTTCCGCCATGGGGATCGTGGGCCTCTGCTGCCGGTAAGCAATCTGTCAAGCATAAACTGTGGTCACAAGAGCTACGGGACACCTCTGTACAAGAAATATGTTAGTGATATACTCAACACATCTAAGACCAATACCTATATCAATTTTGTAGGTCCCTTTATGAAATACCctttacttccccctccttccaagtgCAACATAGGACACTTGACGCCCCAGGGTGTTGCCCAGCACCTACAACTAGGAAAGGTACTGAAGGAAGTTTACTCTGATGAACTGAATCTAATAGGTATCAAGCAGGAATTGGATGACATAGTTGTGTATAGCACAAAGTACAGGCGCACATTCCAAagccttcttgcttttctttatgCCTTTCTTCCTGGCTTTAATATTTCCAAAATCCGTATTAGGGATGGGAAGGGTGTGAGCTTCTGTGAGAATGAGTGCCACTGTGACAAGATTGACTTCTATGATCAGAAATATGAGCAAGAGCGTCAGGATTACCGCAAATCACACCCGGGGGTCATGGATTTAGTTCGCAGACTTAGTCCACTCATTAAGGCAAGTCCTACAGCAGATGATATCACCAATCCTCGGGTAATGCAAGATGCCCTTCTATCTTACGTCTGTCATGGAGCTTCCCTGCCTTGTAATGAAGGCAAGTGTGTCAGGGTAGAAGAGGTCACAAGTCTTATATCTTATGCAGACTGGGAAGGCAAGCAGAAACGCACATCTGCCCAGCGAAAGGCTGCAAAATTAAAGTCATATGGAATGCTGAAGAACATTATGCTGTCTATAGATGGAATGATAGGGGAGGGCAAGCCACGTGTCGTAGTGTATTCGGGCCATGATAAGACTCTCAAATACCTATTGGACAGCCTCTCTATCCCCAATTATCCACTGCCTCACTATGCCTCTCGGCTTATTTTGGAAGTGTACCACAACTCTACTAATTTACAGGATATACACCAGCGAAGTAATTATTTCTTTAGAGTCGTTTACAACGGGAAAGACATAACAAAGCTGATCCCCTTCTGTGGTACTATCACACTAAAACAATTAAAGTTTGGTGGTGTGAAGAGAGGTAGCATCAATTTGTGCAGTCTTGGAAACCTAGAGAATTACCTGAAACCACAGGTGTACTTCAAGGAATTCAATGCAGCTTCATTCAAAGCAGCCTGCAGGAAGTAG